One genomic window of Fusobacterium sp. FSA-380-WT-3A includes the following:
- a CDS encoding ABC transporter permease translates to MNLKKYINTFGWPRIIIGLFLISMYAVCPFIGLNIGAALSDTLVRFGMNVVLVLSLVPMIQAGTGLNFGMPLGVEAGLLGAVISIELGLVGMKGFLVAIIVGAFFGVIFGWLYGIILNKVKGGEMMIATYIGFSSVALMCIMWLILPFKSPDMIWAYGGEGLRTTVSVENYWHGALEKALHLEGLKLPIGEIIIFAIIALFIWIFFQTKSGLAMKAVGTNEKFSKATGINIDKERIKSVIFSSVLAAVGIIIYEQSFGFVQLYLAPFYMAFPAIAAILIGGASVNRATIVNVIIGTFLFQGILTMTPSVVNAIIKTDMSETIRIIVSNGMILYALTRKGEL, encoded by the coding sequence ATGAATTTAAAAAAATATATAAATACTTTTGGATGGCCAAGAATAATTATAGGATTATTTCTTATAAGTATGTATGCAGTTTGTCCATTTATAGGTTTAAATATTGGGGCTGCTTTAAGTGATACTCTTGTAAGATTTGGGATGAATGTAGTTCTAGTATTATCATTAGTACCTATGATACAAGCTGGAACAGGATTAAACTTTGGAATGCCTTTAGGAGTTGAAGCGGGGCTTTTAGGAGCTGTAATAAGTATTGAATTAGGCCTTGTAGGAATGAAAGGGTTTTTAGTAGCCATAATTGTGGGAGCTTTTTTTGGAGTTATATTTGGATGGCTTTATGGAATAATTTTAAATAAAGTTAAAGGTGGAGAAATGATGATAGCTACATATATTGGGTTTTCATCAGTTGCTTTAATGTGTATTATGTGGCTAATTCTACCATTTAAAAGTCCAGATATGATATGGGCTTATGGAGGAGAAGGACTACGTACAACAGTTAGTGTTGAAAATTATTGGCATGGAGCTTTAGAAAAAGCCTTACATCTTGAAGGACTTAAATTACCTATAGGAGAAATAATCATTTTTGCTATAATAGCTCTATTTATTTGGATATTTTTCCAAACAAAATCAGGATTAGCTATGAAAGCTGTTGGAACAAATGAGAAGTTTTCAAAGGCTACAGGGATAAATATAGATAAAGAAAGAATAAAATCAGTTATCTTTTCTAGTGTTTTAGCAGCAGTGGGAATTATAATATATGAACAAAGTTTTGGATTTGTACAATTATATTTAGCACCATTCTATATGGCTTTCCCAGCTATAGCAGCAATATTAATAGGGGGAGCTTCAGTCAATAGAGCTACTATAGTTAATGTAATAATAGGAACATTTTTATTTCAAGGAATATTAACAATGACTCCAAGTGTTGTAAATGCAATAATAAAAACAGATATGTCAGAAACAATAAGAATAATAGTATCAAATGGAATGATATTATATGCATTGACAAGAAAGGGGGAATTATAA
- a CDS encoding DUF3798 domain-containing protein gives MKKLLVCSFLLGCCSLNVFAADYHIGVVSGTVSQSEDSLRGAEAVAAKYGSVANGGKVVHITYPDNFMQEMETTISQITALADDPKMKAIIMTEAIPGTVEAYRRVKDKRPDIILLANTAHEDPEMIADVTDLALYPDSIARGYLIVKTAKEMGAKNFVHISFPRHLSYEMLSRRRNVMKEAAKDLGMGFYEVSAPDPVSDVGVAGAQQYILEQVPNWLKQYGKDTAFFCTNDAHTEPLLKRVAEEGGYFVEADLPSPTMGYPGALGIKFTNDERGNWPKILKKVEDVVIEKGASGRMGTWAYSYNFACALAMADHAVNVIDGKTDILDFDAIMETLKANTPGAGWNGSYLVDSDGIERENYVLIYQDTYVFGKGYMGMTQLEVPEKYFDVK, from the coding sequence ATGAAAAAATTATTAGTTTGTTCTTTTTTACTAGGATGTTGTTCACTAAACGTTTTTGCAGCAGATTATCATATTGGGGTAGTAAGTGGAACTGTATCTCAATCTGAAGACTCTTTAAGAGGGGCTGAAGCTGTAGCAGCTAAATATGGTAGTGTAGCTAATGGAGGAAAAGTAGTTCATATAACTTATCCAGATAACTTTATGCAAGAAATGGAAACTACAATATCTCAAATAACAGCTTTAGCAGACGATCCTAAAATGAAAGCTATAATTATGACAGAAGCTATTCCAGGAACTGTAGAAGCTTATAGAAGAGTAAAAGATAAAAGACCTGATATTATTTTACTGGCAAATACAGCTCATGAAGATCCAGAAATGATAGCTGATGTTACAGATTTGGCATTATATCCAGATTCAATAGCTAGAGGATATTTAATAGTTAAAACAGCAAAAGAAATGGGAGCTAAAAATTTTGTTCATATATCATTCCCTAGACATTTAAGTTATGAAATGTTGTCAAGAAGAAGAAATGTAATGAAAGAAGCAGCTAAAGATTTAGGAATGGGATTCTATGAAGTTTCAGCTCCAGACCCAGTAAGTGATGTTGGTGTAGCTGGTGCTCAACAATATATATTAGAGCAAGTTCCAAACTGGTTAAAACAATATGGAAAGGATACTGCATTCTTCTGTACTAATGATGCTCATACAGAACCATTATTAAAAAGAGTAGCAGAAGAAGGAGGATATTTTGTAGAAGCTGACTTACCATCTCCAACAATGGGATATCCAGGAGCTTTAGGAATTAAATTTACTAATGATGAAAGAGGAAACTGGCCAAAAATATTGAAAAAAGTAGAAGATGTTGTTATTGAAAAAGGTGCTTCAGGAAGAATGGGAACATGGGCATATTCATATAACTTTGCTTGTGCTTTAGCAATGGCAGACCATGCTGTTAATGTGATAGATGGAAAAACAGATATATTAGATTTTGATGCAATAATGGAAACATTAAAAGCTAATACTCCAGGAGCAGGATGGAATGGAAGTTATTTAGTTGATAGTGATGGAATTGAAAGAGAAAATTATGTTTTAATATATCAAGATACTTATGTATTTGGTAAAGGATACATGGGAATGACTCAATTAGAAGTTCCTGAAAAATATTTTGATGTAAAATAA
- a CDS encoding sugar ABC transporter ATP-binding protein — protein MSKTLLEISNLSKSFGENTVLKDINLEIKEGEIVGLVGENGAGKSTLMKIIFGMPVIKETGGYNGKIKLEGKEINFNSPFDALEAGIGMVHQEFSLIPGFSAGENIVLNRESTRQSFLELLFGERIKVLDKNEIKKRAEIAIENLGITINSDEYIQEMPVAHMQFTEIAREIEREKIKLLVLDEPTAVLTEGEAEVLVKTIKLLAKKGISIIFITHRLNEIIEACDKVVVLRDGVMINSVATKDTNVDEITNWMIGRNIEDKQSEKIQEEHLKVDDSEVILNIENLSVDMPGELVKKLNLKVREGEILGLAGMAGQGKIGVANGVMGLYYSTGKVTFENQDIKLNDPTDALSKGIFFVSEDRKGVGLLLDKSIEMNIAYPAIQIKELFLKKKFGCLRCIDKEEIEKNAKKYVEQLEIKCMSSKQRVQELSGGNQQKVCLAKAFTMDPKLMFVSEPTRGIDVGAKKLVLDILKKYNKEKKTTIIITSSEVEELRSICDRIAVINEGKVAGILSPKANIIEFGKYMTGIGGSN, from the coding sequence ATGAGTAAAACATTACTAGAAATATCTAATCTATCTAAATCTTTTGGAGAAAATACTGTTTTAAAAGATATCAATTTAGAAATAAAAGAAGGAGAAATAGTAGGATTAGTAGGAGAAAATGGTGCTGGTAAATCAACATTGATGAAAATTATATTTGGAATGCCAGTAATAAAAGAAACAGGTGGATATAATGGAAAAATAAAATTAGAAGGAAAAGAAATTAATTTTAATAGTCCATTTGATGCTTTGGAAGCTGGAATTGGAATGGTTCATCAAGAATTTTCATTGATACCAGGATTTTCAGCTGGAGAAAATATTGTTCTTAATAGAGAAAGTACTAGACAAAGCTTTCTAGAATTACTATTTGGAGAGAGAATAAAAGTATTAGATAAAAATGAAATCAAAAAAAGAGCTGAAATAGCTATTGAGAATTTAGGTATTACAATTAATAGTGATGAATATATCCAAGAAATGCCAGTAGCTCATATGCAATTTACAGAAATTGCTAGAGAAATAGAAAGAGAAAAAATTAAATTATTAGTTTTAGATGAACCAACAGCAGTATTAACTGAGGGAGAGGCTGAAGTATTAGTTAAAACAATAAAGTTGCTTGCTAAAAAAGGAATTTCAATCATTTTTATAACACATAGATTAAACGAAATAATAGAAGCTTGTGATAAAGTAGTTGTATTAAGAGATGGGGTTATGATTAACTCTGTAGCAACAAAAGACACAAATGTTGACGAAATAACTAACTGGATGATAGGAAGAAATATAGAAGATAAACAAAGTGAGAAAATTCAAGAAGAACATTTAAAAGTAGATGATTCAGAAGTTATATTAAATATAGAAAATTTATCAGTAGATATGCCTGGAGAATTAGTCAAAAAACTAAATTTAAAAGTTCGTGAAGGAGAAATTTTGGGATTAGCTGGAATGGCTGGACAAGGAAAAATAGGTGTTGCTAATGGAGTGATGGGACTATATTATTCAACAGGAAAAGTTACTTTTGAAAACCAAGATATAAAATTAAATGACCCCACAGATGCTTTATCTAAGGGAATTTTCTTTGTATCTGAAGATAGAAAAGGTGTCGGATTACTTTTAGATAAATCTATTGAAATGAATATAGCCTATCCAGCAATTCAAATAAAAGAATTATTTTTAAAGAAAAAATTTGGTTGTTTAAGATGTATAGATAAAGAGGAAATAGAAAAAAATGCAAAAAAATATGTGGAACAACTAGAAATTAAATGTATGAGCTCTAAGCAAAGAGTACAAGAGTTAAGTGGTGGAAATCAACAAAAAGTATGCTTAGCAAAGGCTTTTACAATGGACCCTAAATTAATGTTTGTATCAGAGCCAACAAGAGGGATAGATGTGGGAGCTAAAAAATTAGTTTTAGATATATTAAAAAAATATAATAAAGAAAAGAAGACAACAATAATAATTACTTCTTCAGAAGTAGAAGAATTAAGATCTATTTGTGATAGAATAGCTGTAATAAATGAAGGAAAAGTAGCTGGAATATTATCTCCAAAAGCAAATATAATAGAATTTGGTAAATATATGACAGGAATAGGAGGAAGTAATTAA
- a CDS encoding dihydrodipicolinate synthase family protein: MSIEKYQGIIPAFYACYDKEGNISVEGVQKLTQHLLDKGVKGVYVGGSSGECIYQSVEERKVVLENVMKIAKGKMTVIAHIACNNTKDSQELAAHAESLGVDAIAAIPPIYFKLPEHGIAKYWNDMSAAAPNTDFIIYNIPQLAGVSLTMSLLKEMMKNPKVIGVKNSSMPVQDIQMFKAELGEGKVVFNGPDEQLLSGLAMGADGGIGGTYGVMPELYLKIEELFKKGEIAKAREIQYDACSIIYAMCGCKGNLYAVMKEILKLREGVDCGSVRNPLPELVEEDMPKVKACATMIDEAIKKYC, translated from the coding sequence ATGAGTATCGAAAAATATCAAGGAATTATACCAGCTTTTTATGCTTGCTATGACAAAGAAGGAAATATCAGTGTTGAAGGAGTTCAAAAATTAACTCAACACTTATTAGACAAAGGTGTTAAAGGTGTTTATGTTGGAGGTTCATCAGGAGAATGTATCTATCAAAGCGTTGAAGAACGTAAAGTAGTTTTAGAAAACGTTATGAAAATAGCTAAAGGAAAAATGACTGTAATAGCTCACATTGCATGTAACAACACTAAAGACAGCCAAGAATTAGCAGCCCATGCTGAATCTTTAGGAGTAGATGCTATAGCAGCTATCCCACCTATTTACTTCAAATTACCTGAGCACGGAATTGCTAAATACTGGAACGATATGTCAGCAGCAGCTCCTAATACAGATTTCATAATTTACAATATTCCTCAATTAGCAGGAGTATCATTAACAATGTCTCTATTAAAAGAAATGATGAAAAACCCTAAAGTAATAGGAGTTAAAAACTCATCAATGCCAGTTCAAGATATCCAAATGTTCAAAGCTGAATTAGGAGAAGGAAAAGTTGTATTCAACGGTCCAGATGAACAATTACTTTCTGGTTTAGCTATGGGAGCTGACGGAGGAATCGGGGGAACTTACGGAGTTATGCCTGAATTATACTTAAAAATAGAAGAATTATTCAAAAAAGGTGAAATTGCAAAAGCAAGAGAAATCCAATATGATGCTTGTTCAATAATCTATGCTATGTGCGGATGTAAAGGAAATCTATATGCAGTAATGAAAGAAATCTTAAAATTACGTGAAGGTGTTGATTGTGGAAGCGTAAGAAATCCATTACCTGAATTAGTAGAAGAAGATATGCCAAAAGTAAAAGCTTGTGCTACAATGATAGATGAAGCTATAAAAAAATATTGCTAA
- the atpD gene encoding F0F1 ATP synthase subunit beta, with amino-acid sequence MENRGILTQVIGPVVDILFKDNLPKIYNALKVQNGDKELVLEVAQHIGNNMVRTIAMDDTNGLQRGMEVIDTGAPITVPVGKAVLGRILNVLGQPVDNNGPIVTEEKLPIHRPAPDFESQGTEVEIFETGIKVIDLLAPYIKGGKIGLFGGAGVGKTVLIMELINNIAKGHGGLSVFAGVGERTREGRDLYNEMTESGVLSKTSLVYGQMNEPPGARLRVGLTGLTIAENFRDKEGQDVLLFIDNIFRFTQAGSEVSALLGRTPSAVGYQPNLATEMGALQERITSTKTGSITSVQAVYVPADDLTDPAPATTFSHLDATTVLSRRIASLGIYPAVDPLDSTSKALDPEIVGKEHYDVAREVQAVLQRYKELQDIIAILGMDELSDEDKLAVSRARKIERFFSQPFTVAEQFTGMQGKYVPIKETVRGFKEILEGKYDDLPEQAFLYVGTIEEAVAKGRELLKGAE; translated from the coding sequence TTGGAAAATAGAGGAATTCTAACACAGGTAATAGGACCAGTAGTAGATATTCTATTTAAAGACAACTTACCTAAAATATATAATGCTTTAAAGGTACAAAATGGAGATAAAGAATTAGTTCTTGAAGTAGCTCAACATATAGGAAATAATATGGTAAGAACCATAGCTATGGATGATACTAATGGATTACAAAGAGGAATGGAAGTAATCGATACTGGAGCTCCAATAACAGTACCAGTTGGGAAAGCTGTACTTGGTAGAATATTAAATGTATTAGGACAACCAGTTGATAATAATGGACCTATTGTTACAGAAGAAAAACTTCCTATACATAGACCAGCTCCTGATTTTGAATCTCAAGGAACAGAAGTAGAGATATTTGAAACAGGAATAAAAGTAATAGACTTATTAGCTCCATATATAAAAGGTGGAAAAATAGGATTATTTGGAGGAGCTGGAGTAGGAAAAACAGTTTTAATAATGGAGTTAATAAACAACATAGCTAAAGGTCATGGGGGACTTTCTGTATTCGCTGGAGTAGGAGAAAGAACAAGAGAAGGAAGAGACCTTTATAATGAAATGACTGAATCAGGAGTTTTATCTAAAACATCACTTGTTTATGGACAAATGAATGAGCCGCCTGGAGCAAGACTTAGAGTAGGATTAACAGGACTTACAATAGCAGAGAATTTCAGAGATAAAGAGGGACAAGATGTACTTCTATTTATAGACAATATATTTAGATTTACTCAAGCTGGTTCTGAAGTATCAGCTCTATTAGGAAGAACACCTTCAGCTGTTGGATATCAACCAAACCTTGCAACAGAAATGGGAGCTTTACAGGAAAGAATAACTTCAACAAAAACAGGATCAATAACCTCAGTTCAAGCAGTATATGTACCAGCTGACGACTTAACAGACCCAGCTCCAGCTACAACATTCTCTCATTTAGATGCAACAACAGTTCTTTCGAGAAGAATAGCATCACTTGGAATATATCCAGCTGTTGACCCATTAGATTCAACATCAAAAGCTCTAGACCCAGAGATTGTTGGTAAAGAACACTATGATGTAGCTAGAGAGGTTCAAGCTGTATTACAAAGATATAAAGAATTACAAGATATCATAGCTATTTTAGGAATGGATGAGTTATCAGATGAAGATAAATTAGCTGTTTCTAGAGCAAGAAAAATAGAAAGATTTTTTTCACAACCATTTACAGTAGCAGAACAATTTACAGGAATGCAAGGAAAATATGTTCCTATAAAAGAAACTGTAAGAGGATTTAAAGAAATTCTAGAAGGAAAATATGATGATTTACCAGAACAAGCTTTCTTATATGTTGGAACAATTGAGGAAGCAGTAGCTAAAGGAAGAGAGTTATTGAAGGGAGCTGAATAA
- the atpC gene encoding ATP synthase F1 subunit epsilon — MANFRLEIITPIGKKFSEEIEFVKVRTTEGDMGILSNHAPFVAALQPEEISIRVTKGKEIKYYISNGFIEISNNNVTIIVDEALLPEEIDIEIAKKEVQLAQEKLKKTNEDKQIMLVQKTLQDALMKVKIAEKLL; from the coding sequence ATGGCAAACTTTAGATTAGAAATAATAACTCCCATTGGAAAAAAATTCTCAGAAGAAATTGAATTTGTAAAAGTAAGAACAACAGAAGGAGATATGGGGATTTTATCTAATCATGCTCCTTTTGTGGCAGCATTACAACCTGAAGAAATATCTATAAGAGTAACTAAAGGAAAAGAAATAAAATATTATATATCTAATGGTTTCATAGAAATTAGTAACAATAATGTTACAATAATAGTAGATGAAGCACTATTACCAGAAGAAATAGATATTGAAATAGCTAAAAAAGAAGTTCAATTAGCTCAAGAAAAATTGAAAAAAACTAATGAAGATAAACAGATTATGCTTGTTCAAAAAACTTTACAAGATGCACTTATGAAAGTAAAAATTGCTGAAAAGTTACTATAG
- a CDS encoding ABC transporter permease, which translates to MKKNNLSKILLSNIVPIIMLTLIVIAFPLSGLGVISTAQEMVERLSRNLFLVLSLLIPVVAGMGLNFGIVLGAMAGQLALIFITDWQIVGMQGIFLAAIISVPLSIILGIVGGTILNRAKGREMITSMILGFFINGVYQLIVLYGMGKIIPLTDKKLLLSRGYGVRNAIDLIDIRKVLDGFLTLKIGQIEIPIFTFLLIGLLGLFTVWFRKTKLGQDMRAIGQDIEVAKTAGIDVDRTRVIAIVISTILAGFGQIIYLQNMGTMNTYNSHEQIGMFSIAALLVGGASASKANIINAISGVFLFHMLFIVSPNAGKNLMGSAYIGEYFRVFVSYGVVALTLVLHQRIREKEQEEQRRNAIEGSYQNVEGDK; encoded by the coding sequence ATGAAAAAAAATAATTTATCAAAAATTTTATTAAGTAATATAGTTCCTATAATAATGTTAACATTAATTGTTATAGCTTTTCCATTGTCAGGATTAGGAGTTATATCTACAGCTCAAGAAATGGTAGAAAGACTGTCAAGAAATCTTTTCTTAGTTTTATCTTTATTAATTCCAGTTGTAGCAGGAATGGGATTAAATTTTGGAATCGTTCTTGGAGCTATGGCAGGGCAATTAGCTTTAATATTTATAACTGATTGGCAAATAGTAGGAATGCAAGGTATTTTCTTAGCAGCAATAATTTCAGTACCACTATCAATAATTTTAGGAATAGTAGGAGGAACTATTCTTAATAGAGCCAAAGGTAGAGAAATGATAACATCTATGATTTTAGGTTTCTTTATCAATGGAGTTTATCAATTAATAGTTTTATATGGTATGGGAAAAATAATACCTCTTACAGATAAAAAATTATTATTATCTAGAGGATATGGAGTAAGAAATGCTATAGATTTAATAGACATTAGAAAAGTATTAGATGGTTTTTTAACATTAAAAATAGGACAAATAGAAATTCCTATATTTACTTTTTTATTAATTGGACTTTTGGGTCTTTTTACAGTATGGTTTAGAAAAACAAAATTAGGACAAGATATGAGAGCTATAGGTCAAGATATTGAAGTAGCTAAGACAGCTGGAATTGATGTAGATAGAACAAGAGTAATAGCTATTGTGATTTCAACTATATTAGCTGGTTTTGGTCAAATAATATATCTTCAAAATATGGGAACAATGAATACTTATAATAGTCATGAACAAATAGGAATGTTTTCAATAGCAGCTTTATTAGTTGGAGGAGCTAGTGCTTCTAAAGCTAATATAATAAATGCTATTAGTGGAGTATTCTTATTCCATATGCTATTTATAGTGTCTCCAAATGCCGGAAAAAATTTGATGGGTTCAGCTTATATAGGAGAATATTTTAGAGTATTTGTGTCTTATGGAGTTGTTGCTTTAACATTAGTACTACATCAGAGAATAAGAGAAAAAGAACAAGAAGAACAAAGAAGAAATGCTATAGAAGGAAGTTATCAAAATGTGGAAGGTGATAAATAA
- the atpA gene encoding F0F1 ATP synthase subunit alpha produces the protein MRIRPEEVSNIIKTEIENYKKSLDIKTSGSVLEVGDGIARVYGLSDAKAGELLEFPNKIMGMVLNLEENNVGVIIFGDFSQIKEGDEVKSTGRIVSIPAGEDFLGRVVNALGEPIDGKGEITPKKYMELERKASGIISRKPVFEPLQTGIKSIDGMVPIGRGQRELIIGDRQTGKTAVAVDAIINQKGTGVKCIYVAIGQKRSTVAQIYKKLEDLGAMEYTTIVAATASEAAPLQYMAPYAGVAMAEYFMDKGEHVLIVYDDLTKHAVAYREMSLLLKRPPGREAYPGDVFYLHSRLLERAAKLSDELGGGSITALPIIETQAGDVAAYIPTNVISITDGQIFLDSQLFNSGFRPAIDAGISVSRVGGAAQIKAMKQVAAKVKLELAQYTELLTFAQFGSDLDKSTKAQLERGHRIMAMLKQPQNKPYPVEEQVISFFAVTKGFFDDIDVDKVLDFEVNLIKELRNTTNLLDEIKEKQALDKELEDKISTAIKEYKKQYIK, from the coding sequence GTGAGAATCAGACCAGAAGAGGTTAGTAATATTATAAAAACTGAAATAGAAAATTATAAAAAAAGCCTTGATATTAAAACTTCAGGTTCTGTATTAGAAGTAGGAGATGGTATTGCTAGAGTATATGGACTTAGTGATGCAAAAGCAGGAGAGTTATTAGAGTTTCCAAATAAAATAATGGGAATGGTACTTAACCTAGAAGAAAACAATGTTGGAGTTATCATATTTGGAGATTTCTCTCAAATAAAAGAGGGAGATGAAGTAAAATCTACAGGAAGAATAGTTTCAATTCCAGCTGGAGAAGATTTTTTAGGAAGAGTTGTTAATGCTTTAGGAGAACCTATAGATGGTAAAGGAGAAATTACTCCTAAAAAATATATGGAACTTGAGAGAAAAGCTTCAGGAATTATATCAAGAAAACCAGTATTTGAACCTTTACAAACAGGAATCAAATCTATAGATGGAATGGTTCCTATTGGAAGAGGACAAAGAGAACTTATAATAGGGGATAGACAAACAGGAAAAACAGCGGTAGCTGTGGATGCTATTATAAACCAAAAAGGAACTGGAGTAAAATGTATATATGTAGCTATTGGACAAAAAAGGTCTACAGTAGCTCAAATATATAAAAAATTAGAAGATTTAGGAGCTATGGAATATACAACAATAGTAGCTGCTACAGCTTCAGAAGCAGCTCCTTTACAATATATGGCTCCATATGCTGGGGTTGCTATGGCAGAGTACTTTATGGATAAAGGTGAACATGTATTAATCGTTTATGATGATTTAACAAAACATGCTGTAGCTTATAGAGAAATGTCTCTATTATTAAAAAGACCACCTGGAAGAGAAGCTTATCCAGGAGACGTATTCTATTTACATTCAAGATTACTTGAAAGAGCAGCAAAACTCTCAGATGAATTAGGTGGGGGTTCTATAACAGCTTTACCAATAATCGAGACTCAAGCTGGAGACGTAGCTGCCTATATTCCAACAAATGTTATTTCAATAACTGATGGTCAAATATTCCTAGATTCACAATTATTTAACTCAGGATTTAGACCAGCTATAGATGCTGGAATATCAGTTTCAAGGGTTGGAGGAGCAGCTCAAATAAAGGCAATGAAACAAGTAGCAGCAAAAGTAAAATTAGAATTAGCTCAATATACAGAGTTATTAACATTTGCTCAATTTGGTTCTGACTTAGATAAATCTACAAAGGCTCAATTAGAGAGGGGACATAGAATAATGGCTATGTTAAAACAACCTCAAAATAAACCTTATCCAGTAGAAGAACAAGTAATTTCTTTCTTTGCAGTAACTAAAGGATTCTTTGATGATATAGATGTAGATAAAGTTTTAGATTTTGAAGTTAACTTAATTAAAGAACTAAGAAATACTACAAATTTATTAGATGAAATAAAAGAGAAACAAGCTCTAGATAAAGAATTAGAGGATAAGATTTCTACTGCAATAAAAGAATATAAAAAACAATATATTAAATAA
- the atpG gene encoding ATP synthase F1 subunit gamma: MAGSKEIKSRIKSVQSTHQITKAMEVVSTTKFKKFSEKVLKSRDYSESIHKIMSNIAAGIKSEKHPLFDGRETVKKIGIIVLTSDRGLCGSFNSMTLKKLKEVEEKNKDKKISVIVVGKKGKEYCSKRSYDIKAEYTQVIPEVIYDKAKEISENIVEYYYSEIFDEVYLIYNKFISALRSDLLVKKIIPIERVETNKNMSYIFEPDAEAVLSDLLPKYINIELYQAMLENTASEHSARKNAMKSANDNAEEMMKELNLQYNRERQAAITQEITEIVGGAPALK, encoded by the coding sequence ATGGCTGGTTCTAAAGAAATTAAAAGTAGAATAAAAAGTGTTCAGTCTACTCACCAAATAACAAAAGCTATGGAAGTTGTTTCAACTACTAAATTTAAAAAATTCTCTGAAAAAGTTTTAAAATCTCGTGATTACTCAGAGAGTATTCATAAAATTATGTCAAATATAGCTGCAGGAATAAAATCTGAGAAACATCCTCTTTTTGATGGAAGAGAAACTGTAAAGAAAATAGGAATTATAGTTTTAACTTCTGATAGAGGGCTTTGTGGAAGCTTTAATAGTATGACATTAAAGAAATTAAAAGAGGTAGAAGAAAAAAATAAAGATAAAAAAATATCTGTCATAGTTGTTGGAAAAAAAGGAAAAGAATATTGTTCTAAAAGAAGTTATGATATAAAAGCAGAATATACTCAAGTTATTCCTGAAGTTATATATGATAAAGCTAAAGAAATAAGTGAAAATATTGTGGAATATTATTATTCTGAAATATTTGATGAGGTATATTTAATTTACAATAAATTTATTTCAGCTTTAAGAAGTGACCTTTTAGTTAAGAAAATTATTCCTATTGAAAGAGTAGAAACAAATAAAAATATGTCATATATTTTTGAACCAGATGCAGAAGCTGTTTTATCTGATTTATTACCTAAATATATAAATATAGAATTATATCAGGCAATGTTAGAAAACACAGCTAGTGAACACTCAGCTAGAAAAAACGCTATGAAGAGTGCCAACGATAATGCAGAAGAAATGATGAAAGAATTAAATTTACAATATAATAGAGAAAGACAGGCTGCTATAACTCAAGAAATTACAGAGATAGTAGGAGGAGCACCTGCCTTAAAATAA
- a CDS encoding DUF6672 family protein, whose amino-acid sequence MKRVISWIVVLFITLLISVMLFFTGKLHKAILSAGRKGMEGIPKEIQYSIDKAPFKKIRATKKAAVDIKGVNHIIVIKYKDEQGKTKEITKKFKAKIGKRENLDLIKLLNNDEKWITYTKERR is encoded by the coding sequence ATGAAAAGAGTAATTAGTTGGATAGTTGTATTATTTATCACATTATTGATATCAGTAATGTTATTTTTTACTGGAAAACTTCATAAGGCTATATTAAGTGCAGGAAGAAAAGGAATGGAAGGAATTCCTAAAGAGATACAATATAGTATAGATAAAGCACCTTTTAAAAAAATAAGAGCTACTAAAAAAGCAGCAGTAGATATAAAAGGAGTAAATCATATTATTGTAATTAAATATAAAGATGAACAAGGTAAAACAAAAGAAATTACTAAAAAATTCAAGGCGAAAATAGGAAAAAGAGAAAATTTAGACCTTATAAAATTATTAAACAATGATGAAAAATGGATAACTTATACTAAAGAGAGAAGATAA